The following are encoded in a window of Pedobacter cryoconitis genomic DNA:
- a CDS encoding GH1 family beta-glucosidase: MIKASDFGDDFSWGVATAALQIEGAADMYGKGPSIWDTFSKRSGKIKKGHNPAMACDFYHRYNEDIALVKLLGFSVFRFSISWPRILPFGKGIVNEEGIRFYHNVIDECLEQGITPYITLYHWDLPEALEEEGGWTAFSINMAFNAFVTLCARTYGDKVKNWIVLNEPFGFTSLGYMLGVHAPGKTGLTNFFSAVHHTAIAQADGGRILRAEVAGANIGTTYSCSEIIPYTQSDSDILAASRVDCLMNRLFIEPALGMGYPGQDWEVMEKFAISHSTWRHTERLTFDFDFIGLQNYFPLTIKYNAFIPVVQAWEVKAKNRKKPHTAMGWEINGDSFYNIIKQFASYPSVKNLVITENGAAFNDKLTGGAIDDTDRIEYFRLYLLAVLRAKKEGINITGYMAWTLLDNFEWAEGFNARFGLVHNDFKTQQRTIKSSGYWWQEFLKK, from the coding sequence ATGATTAAAGCATCCGATTTTGGTGATGATTTTTCGTGGGGCGTGGCTACTGCCGCTTTACAGATTGAAGGCGCCGCAGACATGTATGGTAAAGGCCCTTCTATATGGGATACTTTTTCCAAAAGATCCGGTAAAATCAAGAAAGGGCATAATCCAGCTATGGCTTGTGATTTTTATCACCGCTATAATGAAGATATTGCACTGGTTAAATTGCTTGGATTCTCGGTATTCCGTTTTTCTATCTCCTGGCCAAGGATTCTTCCTTTTGGCAAAGGAATCGTTAACGAAGAAGGGATCAGGTTCTACCATAATGTAATAGATGAATGTCTGGAGCAAGGGATTACGCCTTACATTACGCTTTACCATTGGGATTTACCGGAAGCTTTAGAAGAAGAGGGCGGATGGACAGCTTTTAGCATCAATATGGCATTTAATGCTTTTGTTACGTTATGTGCCCGGACTTACGGAGATAAAGTAAAAAACTGGATTGTACTGAATGAACCTTTCGGCTTTACTTCGCTGGGCTATATGCTCGGAGTACATGCACCTGGAAAAACGGGGCTCACTAACTTTTTCTCTGCCGTACATCATACTGCCATTGCGCAGGCAGACGGAGGACGCATCTTACGCGCAGAAGTAGCTGGTGCAAATATCGGAACTACCTATTCCTGCTCAGAGATTATCCCCTATACACAAAGTGATTCCGATATTCTGGCAGCCTCCAGGGTAGATTGCCTGATGAACCGTTTATTTATAGAACCCGCATTAGGAATGGGTTATCCGGGACAGGATTGGGAGGTGATGGAGAAATTTGCCATCTCACATTCTACGTGGCGGCATACCGAACGTCTCACGTTTGACTTCGATTTTATTGGATTACAAAACTATTTTCCGCTCACGATTAAATACAATGCGTTTATCCCGGTTGTACAAGCATGGGAGGTCAAAGCGAAAAACAGGAAAAAACCACATACTGCTATGGGCTGGGAAATTAATGGTGATAGTTTCTATAATATCATTAAACAGTTTGCCTCCTATCCTTCAGTCAAAAACCTGGTGATTACAGAAAATGGCGCGGCCTTTAATGATAAGCTAACAGGCGGTGCAATAGATGATACTGACAGGATCGAATACTTCCGGTTATATCTGCTGGCTGTACTCAGAGCTAAAAAAGAGGGGATAAACATTACCGGTTATATGGCCTGGACACTGCTCGACAACTTTGAATGGGCAGAAGGCTTTAACGCCAGGTTCGGTTTAGTCCATAATGATTTTAAAACGCAACAAAGAACGATCAAATCATCAGGGTACTGGTGGCAGGAATTTCTGAAAAAATAA